The genome window TAAAGACCGGTTTGAAGGACACTCGGCGGTAACAGCAGCGGTGTTTGTGTCTCTTTAAGcggggaggaggcggaggaagacgaggagggaggtggtggtggcggtggtgTTGATGGTTGGCTCCCCGAGAGATGTAGCCTGCCTTCCTGCCTTGGCCGACTGTCTCCATCCACCTCACCCCTGTAGTCTCTTCGATCGAGGACAACAGACAAGCGCTGGGATGCCGATGCTGCCACCAGCAATCTTGTCTTTACTGGTCAACCTGAGGGGAGCTTTTGGGGGGCACGTTTGAAGAAATATCAGCTTTTAACCATCAGCACGAAACAGGTAAGTGACGAATATAAACACCCACATGCGTGCCTGCGTCATCTTTATATTTATACTGTTAGCAGTGTCGTTCAAGTGCACAGATCTGTTGCTTTCGTTTTTGCTGTGATATTCAAAAACTACAGGCATGCTCAGTACAGTACATAATTGTTGCAAATCTTATTTCATATCCTTGATGGCACTGCTTGCAATTTTATattcagacacacaaacacaaacattctttgtgtcagattttattgaaaatgttattGTGACTTGACAGTAGCTCATAACAAAAATGAGCTGCAGGAAAAAATCTGGCTTGGTCTTGTTCTTAATCATTTGTGAAATATTGATGCACCTGACAATAAATCAACCAATCGGAAACTATCTCGATTTAATTTAATACTGGTGGCATTCAGGGATGTACAGCGCAGTTATGATTGAAGATGACAGTTTTGCATCAGGTCTCATCTTTTATTACCGTCAGGACATTAACTTTTGTGAGCTCAAGTCAAAATTGGGAACGTTAGATTTTCATGTGTTTATTGTAACTTTGACAAACTTTCCATATTGTCCAAACCTTGAAATGAAAGTGTCTAGGGTGAGTGTCTATTCATCAGTAATCTAGAAATTTATCCTACAATTGCCTCCATATGGTGAGGGCAAGTGTTCTAGTTCTAGTCTGTTGACCTCAAACTGCACTGAAAGAATATCAAATCAAAGCTCCAAACagcttttaataataattaaacaatAGTTATGATGCGTTCTTACCATCaagctatttttttctgctcGTATTTAATGTAGGCCTGGACTCAAATGGCATAATGGCAAGACAAGGAATCAAATGGCCCTCATCTTCTTTCTCCAATCATTCAAATGTCCTTGAAGCCACTCTGTAATTAGGCTGCATAAAATCGTAGCCGTCGGGGGCGATTAGTCATTCCTTTCGCGATATACAAATAAGCCATGACCTGGGGTCATACTGAGAGTTTGGCTCAATGAGGGCCTGACAGCACATATTTGCATTATATGCAGTGTCGGTGGCCAGGGTTTGCAGCAACCTAATGTGTCATACAAAcatttaatgactttttttttaattgccaggTGATGTCATCTGTTTTACTGGTTTATTTCATTCGAGTTGAATTGGTCCTGATTatcattcactcacttcctCAGGAGTAAATGGTGTGAAGATGTTCTACTTGTGCAAagattttcatttgattttgacaGGAAGCAACACGGAAGCCGGTCAGGTGACTTTTGTTTTCAGTTTCTCAGCATCTTGCAGACTTGTGCTTACTTGCATTCGACTCACGTTTTCGTCTGTGCATTCTAGTTCCTCCACTCAGATGAGTGACAATTAGACCTCATTATTCGGTTTCTCAAGAGCCACAAAATCTAGGCttcaaggccaattattttggTCTCTAAATGGGATACAATTGAATGAATCTGGCTTTAATACCATTGTGTGCTgatatttttaatgtgtttcttGACAGTTAGCTAGCACAAAAACATTCCCAATAAATTTCTTATGAGGATTTTTGCTGACGATGTTAATACAGTTCTGAGGTTGCGATTTTGAACCAGTTCCCAAAACATTTGTATAAAACTGAATTAACTAATTGGAATTTCATGGACATAGACAAATTTAGCCAAGGGTGTATTTCTTCATTATGATTATTGAAAAGTGTACTTATCATGTAGAATTGGTGACATTTTTGATTAATTGTGCTCTGAAGTAATTGAGTCAGAATGGAGTGAAATACTTTGTTACAAAAAGTAAAGATGCTACTAAGTCAGTCTCAATCATTAGTCATTAGAACAACTTGGCTTTGCGAACTTGACTTAAGACATCCACTGGAGAAAGTGGATGGACAGACCGACGACAATTTACGATATTCTAATTAGATTTGACATCCTGTCACCAAAGCTACAGCTGATCTAGAACATGACGTTCCAAACGGCATAAAATTGTTCAAAGGGTTCGGCACCAAGACCCGAGGGACATATCTAGCTGTTACAGTGTGCTATATGTGAAGGTCAAAATTAATGTCCTCCTCACTGGGACACGTGGCCCTCGGGGGCCCGAaatgacaacactttttttggcTGCAATGTCAAATTTAAACATCAGGCAATGTGGAGCAAACAGGATAGGCACTGAGCCTGAAGGTTACACATGGTTACTCGATAGAATTTGTCAATTGTTTAATGCTAAGGTTCTCATCATTCCATATGAGAACAACTACTCTAATAAGCTCACTTCCCGAGCATTGTAAGATACCAATGGCCATAGTCTGCCTGCAAGTATTCGTTAACCGCTAACGAACTAAAATATATAGCCATCATTAGTCATTGAAAGCCATCAGTGTTGTCAGAAATCCACCTGGGGCTCTCAGCAGGACTAGATGGAGCTCCTTCCTTGAGTTCTTCTACATCATTCTCCACTTCTGTCTCTCCTTGCCCTCAGGAGCGGGCATGTAAACAGCATGACACATTTGTTATTATCAAATTGTTCCGCTCTCTCGTCTGCAGACGTGCGTGGAATGGGAAATGCTAATCTGTCCTGCCTGTTCCCAgcatggaaaatatttttgctcTTGCTGtgacatacattttaaaaaggaaaaaaatatggtggGGTGTTTGAACAGCATTGAATGTTAATTTTATTGTGTGCAGTTCAGCTTTACCTGACCTAAAGATGTCCTTCTGTtgtgatgttgtttttttgtcattttcccaCTTCATTCTGCACATGATTTAGCCTTGACTCATTGTTTTGAATGCTAATTCATTGCAATCCCTATTTACTCCCTACCTGGCATTGGTGTCATATATGACATTTTTCAGGAACTAGTGTTGATTGAAAGAACTCTGAGTTAATCATTTGTCAAACCTCTGTTGACTGGACTTCCTCTTGTGAGATGACGAGGGTAAAAAGATAAGAGATGAGATGGAACATGAAAGTAAAACAGCTAGCAACTAGGTGACGAAAATCAGCCCTGAGATTGAATGCATAGAATGTAGGTAGAATGGAACTCCAGAGCGATGGGAGTGTGACGATTTACAGAcaataaaaaagagaaatggGGATTAAATCTTGGAGAAATAGACTGTGCCCCAAGGATGTGATTTATACAACGAAGGAGCCACTAAATGGGCTGTCTCGCAAAACTGTCCTTCTATGGTTTTTCTTATCCATTTGGACCCACCCACTGCCACGTGAGCACAATTGTCCACCATTCCCGAGTAGTCACACATGGAGCCAGAGTACGATAAGGGCGGCATGTGGGCCTGTGGAGCTCTGCGTCTATTCACGACTGTCTTTTCAAGGTCATTCATGGTCGTGAAACACcacgttttgttgttgttcttttgtttAATTCATATATCTATTGTAGATGTTGAGAAGACacacaataataatagtaattataATAAGACTCTTGATTCTAGTTTTAAATAAGGCTTCAATTCACAAGCTATTACAGTTCATAGACTGTTTTATGTCTTATCCCCAAGAATAGAATCGCgtcttttaattatttgtaaATGGAATCTAACAATTAAAAATTGGATTGCATCTTAATGGTTTTCTATTGTTCTTTGCTGCATATCAAGTTGTTTTATCAAGATCATCATATTTTCTCATAACTTGGTGCTGATTTAAATCACCATTATAATTGTTCAACATGGGGGATACATTTATTATTAAAGGATTAAATAGACTAAATGAtctttcagttttattttttttctttccatgctCACTTGGTACTACCACTACTGTCTCTTATATTTTTGACTTGTGCCATGTTGTCACTGAGGCAGCTTCTCCTGGTGTGTGATGTGTTAGTGTTTGTCAGGTGCTTCGAGCTGATATAAAGCGACTGAGCCAAGTCTCTGGTTCTGCCGGAAAAGCAGACATATTAAGAAAAAGGGGGCAGTGTGTACTGGTCTCATTTTATTCCGCCACAAAACACACATTGTTGCTGTGTGTTATGTAGCATTTCATACTGCGTCAGCAATGTGTTTTCAAACAGCAGGGAATAAGACATGGCAGGGGAGAGTCTCAATGATTAATGAGAGCATCCTGTTGGGTCAACAGAGTGAACTCAGTTGACTTgtatgtggagaaaaaaacggaGAATTAAATACCATAGTACAGTACACACAGAATTGTAAATGCTGCACTATCTATTCTGTAGcactggttgttgttgtttcaatattttctcaattccattcaaaaaaATGGTATCTATGCATGGAGAGTAAGCAAAATATTTTCCCACTAAATCCTTACTTTAGAATAGATGATCACTGTTTCTTGGAAGATTTGCTGATTTGGCACAATGCTGTAGTGCGTAAAGTCTTCTACACAATTGCAGTGATGGATTTTGTTTCCCCTCTGTGCGACAGACCTAACATACAATGAACCCGGACAACCCGATCCAAAGCCAAATGCCAACAGAGCACCCGGATGAAGcggaaaacacaaaaacatgtgAAAGTACCGCGCCACCTCCTTCAGATCCAACATCTGAGGCCACCACCGGCCCACCCGTTGCTGTTGCCAGGCCTCGCGGGCCTCAGAGAAGCGCCAGGGTAGAAGGTTCTGTTGATGTATGTGAACCAAGAGAAGATCCCACACAAGAAGATGATCTGGATGGATGCCAACCCGATGGCGCTGCGGCAAGTCGGGCCAAAGCCGCTTCCGGGCCGTTCGTCAGGACCTCTGGAGACCGGCCCGGTCCCAAATCTGGCCCAAAAGGTCCCGGGCACCAGGCGGTCAGAGCTGCCTCAGTGCCCCATCCAGCTGCCAAGAAGACTTTACCTGCTCATCTGAACCTCCACTCCCAGAGAGCTCTGTCCGTGGCAGGCACAGCCGATACTCAATCTCAGACTGTGGAAGATTTCAGGCAAGTTATGCTTCCACACACTCTCAACGGCAAAGGCACTAAAGCAGTACAAGTACCACTAGAGGGACTCGATCTCCCTCTAGTGGTGCGCATGAGATGTAAATTAATGTTCACGCAAACATTTCAAATTCTGCTATctatttgttgtcttttttatctAAAGTGTATAAATATTTGTCTTTCAACATTCACCATCAGCTAAATATTTTGTCTGAGAAGTTTCAGCCTGGAAAAAGCACAAATTTAACTCGATACCGAAGGCAAACAAGATTTAAGGTATCCGTAGGCAAAATGACTCAACCTCAAATCACGGACTCTTTGAACAGATAAGATGTTTTACCGAGCGCCATTTCCTCTTTCAATTTTGTGAATTATTGACAGAATTCCCTAATTaacctttgaaatatttttggaggCAGACATGCAGTAATAATGCGTAGCCAAGGCATCTTGCTCTTTATCGTAATAAAAGATGATTAGTAGTGTCTTGACCAGCAGGGTTCACATCATCACTTGGAATGTGGGATCAGCCACACCTCCAGACGACATCACCTCCTTGTTGGGCTTGAACGTCGGCGATGGGAACACAGACATGTACATCATCGGGTGAGTGTTTGTTTGCCACGGCAGCCGTGGTTTCTTCATGTTATCGTGGCCCGACATTGAGGCACTTAATGACTAACGAGCAGTCATTGGTCCTGTCGTAAATGCTAATCCATGAGACAATGAAGGCTCTCCTGCTCACCACGTGTCCGTTTTGTCATGTGTCTCCAAGACTGCAGGAAGTCAACTCGATGATTAACAAACGACTGAAAGATGTCCTCTTCACAGACCAGTGGAGCGAGGTTTGCATGGAGAGACTCAGCCCCTTTGGATATGTGCTGGTCAGTAATGGTTTCTGCTTAGGAACACGTGCTCATTCATTTAAAACGTTATTTGACTTTAGATTTGCTATACGATGACTGATGAGGTCCGTGCGCGTtgcctcattttttttggtggggcTGCTGCTGCCTCTACCCATTTTGTTCCCTGAGCAGCAAATGGAGTGATGATTTATAACAAGCGTGTAATGTTAGCGTGTCCGCTATCTTCCGTGCTCCGACAGGCTCGTTGGGCACAGTCAAGTGCTCGTTCTTGCTTGGTCTTCCTGTGGTCCTACTTTTCTATAAATCCGGTTACAATTTAATCATCTGGacatccatgtttttttccagagttGATTCATTGTCTTGTAATGCAAGTACAGTAGATACATCACATAAACAATAGGTGTATTCTACTAAAATATCTCAATCTAGATTTGAGCATTAGTAATCATATCTTCAATGGTTATATATAATTTCGTACAACGGGGATTCTTTGTTCACTACCACATACActagaaacacttttttttttatttacctcAAGGTTTGTTTGAGTATCTTCATGTATCTTTTTTGCAGACGGAAAATGGCATTCTTTGTTAGTATTTATATACTTCATTTTTTCAACTTGtattttatcttttaacaaTATTTCATTGAGACATTTTAGttatcatttgttttattttttatttttgggtttcATGATGTATATTGAGCACTTAACTGGAGCAGTACAAGACTATACTGTTATGCTCCAATAAAATAAAGTTGAGTGTTCGTTTCCCTTTAAAGCAAAATATTAGAAATAGTTCTCAATACAAtctattgatttaaaacggttaaatcaaaattaaaatatCACCCCTCCTTGTATTTTTGATGTAGTTATTTGATTGGATTGAATCCCATAAATTGTTGCTTATTACAGTTACCTTGTTGAATATCATATTGACTGTATAGCACATCTTAATATTTTAAACATGGAGCATTGTCAAGTTGCAGTTAGTTTTTACATAATCGTGTTAAGCGCTTTCCTTGTGTTGATCATTTCAATACCACGCACAGACATACCATTGAATGTATAGTAGGTGGGTTTCCTGTATCCTGTTGTGAAAGAATTGTCGTCAGCGCTGTTAACGTGTTGAGTGGCGTAATCATCTATGCGAGCGTAAATCAGCTGTCGACCTCAAAGATTGCAACAATGTCTCCCTGggtgctgttttatttttggatCAGAATGTTGTCTGTGCTGATAGGCCTATGGCAGAAATACTGTCTTCCAAATCTCATGGTCAGTCTGAGTGGAAGATGCTATTATATAATGATAGTTTGTATTTTGCTTGACGTTTCAACATGGTATGTTAGGCCAGCAGCCAACTGGTGttggtatgtttgtgtgtagaGTAGCTGGTATGGTTGACATGAATAAATGATCAAATCCCAGTGGGAGTTTCTGACATGCAGTATTGTAGCCATGAAGGGCGGGGCCACTGCGACTTGAACTACTGTAATGTGCCATAGTTTTAATAGCTGAAAGTGATGAAAGTGCTCCAGGAAATGGTTTTCTTAGGTGCAATGTGGTTTGAAAAATCAATCAGTAGTGTTAGTGTGGGTAATTTTCGCCCTCTTATGGATTTGCCTTCTGCAAAGAGATGCAACAATGTATAATCCTTAACATGGAAGAAAACAAGCGTGCAGGTAAACAAAGCGTAAATTATTGCaattatctgattttttttttttttttccatttcaacggCCTCTTTTTTCCACTTCATTGATTCTAATTCGATTCATTCATTACCGTTGTATTCCTGTTTGTTTTCGAATGCAgagatttaaattttaaatacgAGGCTTGATTGTATCAATTTATGTATCCATGAATTAGGAATACTGATGCTCAGCCAGTATGTAAAAAGTACCATTTATTTTTGCACACACAAATGTAAATGGTCAATACTGACATGAACACAATACCAGGGATAgtctttattatatatttgtgaaATTACACTGAATTGTATTTGAGGTAGATAATATGGCCGTCTTGTATAGCTAGATtcgcatgaaaaaaataatgtccgTGCTACAAAGAATTGGGAAAGTTGGTACCCTTCACAGTTTAGTAGAAATCATTATGAAAATAAAGTATACAGCGAGCCAGTGATAAATAACACAAGCAAGAGGGTCTTCAGTCACGTGGAGATGTATGCATCCATTACTGGCTATGGGGCATTTCAGACTCAGTGTGATTATGCTTCATTGGCCTGCAGTTGGGATGAGGAGAATAGGAGTGGGCAGAATCAAAGCAGATATCCATTGGGGAGCTTAGCACAGCATGCATTATTTTACGTTAACCATTTTCCGCGTTTTATCCACACAGCTACTTGTGACCCGTGCACGTGCTTctgtaaaatattaaaatatgcaGAAAATGGTGCAACTGCACATCAGAGAAAAGGAAAACAACTGACCTTCAGACAAGTGACATTTACTAGAAAACCGCCTCCTTCAAGTGCATTGTTTCTTGCAAAGTAGTTCTTGAGCTCTCCCGTACCATTCTGCGGGCTGAAGTGGTTCAGAACCAGGAGAAGGTCGGCACTGAGCTCACGCAATTTTTACAGTCAGTTGAAATTGGGTGCTGCCATGTGCAAATTTGTACTCTGACTTTTTAGAATGGTGCAAAGTGCTTGTTTACCGTAACTGTCTTCTGCCATGCTGTCCTTAGGTGACCTCCCAAAGGATGCAAGGTGTGTTGCTGCTGGTTTTTGCCAAGTACTTCCATCTGCCCTTCCTGCGTGGAGTCCAGACGGAGACCACCCGCACTGGCCTTGGGGGTTACTGGGTGAGATAACCACTAACACGATTCTTTCCTCCACACTCCAATATGAAACTAAGTCGCTGTCATAGAGACATTAAACCCCGATGCTTAAAGCAATCTACCATATAGCTGTAATTCACCACCCTCTGAGGGTTATCACTAGTGTTGCacaaataccatttttttttctcccgatAGCCATTTTGCTGCTGTGTGGTATTGCACCGATTGATTAGAAAATGGTCTTAGTGAATGTTGACTGAATAACCAAATTGCAGTGATTTTTGTCTTGTCAATTTTGCCTCGAGAAATACTTCTATAcagaaagacacacacaaacagacaacaattcacgctcagaATCGAATCAGCACCGAGCGGGAATCGACCCCACGCACCGAAGTTAGCCGAAAGgtccactgcaccatcgggtggccctGCTTTGACATTGTATTTGATTAAAAGCTAATGTTGCCACAGCAAATCTCAATTCCACAATCACGTGCAGATAATTTGAGCGCATTGTCCTCATGGCAGAATTCTTGACTAAACAACGGCCTGTAGTTATGCAACGTTGACTTCGAAGTTAAACCCCGCTGTTGTCCGGAGTGCCTAACGGGCGTCAGCACATTCTACACATTTTACACACTCAAGTGTCTTTTGTGATTCAATGAGGCAGAATTAATTGGGGCAACAGTGGGAAGATATTCTCACGCTCGTCTTTTGAACCCCTACTTGTGCTTTTTGTCATTTCTGTTCCTTGGCTCACAAAGAAACCATTTCCTTTTACACAAACAGCAGTGAAACGTGGACGCATAAAAGAATGAGTCGTGTCACCTATTTGATTCTcgtaatatatattcatttttatggctCGTAATACTGTCTTTTTCCTCTGTGTGCCTTAAGGGAAACAAAGGTGGAGTTAGTGCCCGTATGTCAGTGTTCGGTCACACAATCTGCTTCCTCAACTGCCACCTACCGGCTCACATGGAAAACTCGGATCAGCGCATGGAGGATTTTGAGAGCATCCTTCAACAGCAGCAGTTTGAAGGCCCAGCAGCCTCTGGTGTCCTTGACCACGAGTACGTCACATAAGCACACTTCTATGTGATCATATAGTCTTAGCAATCAGTGTATTTTAAGGTGACAAAAGTGTTTTTTCTACATCGTTCACATCTTTATCTTTTCCCTAATCACctgaacaattttttttatttttatttttatattgcaTTCTAGTGTGGTGTTCTGGCTCGGTGACCTCAATTTCCGAATTGATGACTTGGAAATGCAAGTGGTAAAAACGGCCATTGACAATAACAAGTTGTCCACATTGTGGGAAAATGATCAGGTAAGAAAAAGTTTGGATGGCATGATTAATGTGAGGACAGAATGAAAGTGACAATTTAGGCGAAtgatgcatcttttttttttacacattgatACTATACAGCTAGTACAATTTTCCTGTCCAACACTTGTGGAAGCTCTCAAATTACCTATAACAACGAGATTATTATCTTATTTGCTAACATTGATGAcgatagccgtccaatccatatgAGCTTTCAAATGAATTAGTGGGACTGTGCAGTGAGGGAAAGAGACACCCACTTCTacaagaatgaataaaataaaattgaaatttgCCAACTATCAACATCACCACATTCAATTTTTACTGctgttttttaatcaatgacCACTCATCGAGATCATGGGTGTAAATTGGGTTTGAGCCACAAGGTGAAGTAAGAGAAACACAGAAATCAGTCATGTTGGTAATTAATTATTGCTCTTCCAGTTAAACATGGCGAAGGACAGTGAGACAGTGTTGGAGGGATTCCAAGAGGGGCCTCTCAAGTTTCCCCCCACTTACAAGTTTGATGTTGGGACCAATGTGTATGACACCAGGTTGGTTGTAGATGTACATTTCACTGGAGGACATGAGGTCACATTCTGTCGCTCCATTAACAATTTGATAGATTTGAATCGCTCTGAAAGGCAGGTGTCTGTCATTTAAGCTTGTCCTTTTGTTCCCTATGTCCTCCTCGCAGCGGGAAGAAACGTAAACCGGCGTGGACCGACCGGATCCTCTGGCGCCTGAGAGCCACGGGGTCCGCCGCCAACGCCGGCAAGCGTGGGTCTGTTTCGGGGTTAACCAGCGGCACCAAAGTAACGCAGCACTGCTACAGAAGTCACATGGAATACGTAGTCAGCGACCACAAACCCGTCTCTTCCATCTTTACCCTTCAGGTGACGACACCATTGAGGAATACTAACACACAAAGTCGAtacttttaaatgtattttcattatgctgtgtAGCATTGTACATGACTCATTTAACCAAAGAATTGTGATTGAAAATTTCCTCTCCAGTTTCCCTACAAGGTGGATGTTCCCCTAGTCACAGTCTTGGTGGAGGATGAGTGGAATAGTATTGCTGAAGCTGTAGTCAAGTTTAAAATGGCACCCAACTATTCTCGCAGCTCCTGGGACTGGATCGGACTTTTTAAGGTAGGGAAAAAGTTAAACCTCTTAAAAAGTGTATCTGACTTTAAAAAGATGGCGTTCGCTGATGgtgggttttttgttgttgccatttGTGACTTTGCCTGTGTTGCTTTTAGGTGGGTttcaaacaccacaaagactaCGTGGGATACGTGTGGGCCAAACAGGAGGAAGCCGATTATCACAGACAAGAACAACAGGTAAAGTGGATCTGTGCTCTGCTTGTTTTCTCTCACACTCTATGAAtatctcacttttttttttccaggtcacCTTTACTGAAGAGGAACTGCCCAAAGGCTCGGGAGATTTTATCTTGGGTTACTATAGCAACAACATGAACACCATTGTGGGTGTCACCGAACCGTTTCAGGTAATCGTCAAATTCTAATCCTTTCATGCAcaaaatgtggttttttttctctcaaatcatttaactcattggctgccattggcggcgTCCTATCGGCCCATTTTAGTCTAGTAACTTCAATAgcactgaaatatgagcattcacagccataACGCCAAGGTTTctaatactatttaaaaaaatctactacGTACTTTAGAGTTTTACTTGGGGCCACAAGcagtgtgtatttctgtttttattcattttgcctACTTCTCTCCATTCCGTATCCACAGATCCAGCTTCCCACATCCGGCCATGACAGCACTTCTTCAGACAGTTCTGACTTAAGCTCGGAAGACGACAGCACTGGCGTGATCGCAAAGTCTGGTTCTCGCAGTCCCAGCCCTCACAAATCCAAGCACCACCGCCATCGCTCCGGAAGTCCCTCAGACGCCAAAACGAAGGAGCTTGCTGCCACGGACGGTGCTTCATCCATGACAGCATCTGATAACGAGCCTATAAAATCCCCAACAGAGGGCAGCCAACAGCCTGTTTCTGAGGAGAGCGTCAAACAGAGAGAGGAGACGGGAGTCTGAGTCCTGGTGGTTCAAAAGCCAAAAGGGTGCGTCTTTCATTTGATTATTAACACACTGGAACTTTGTTTTCATAAAATTGTGTAGTTTGGGATGTCATCCCTTTTCAGGAACAAATATTAAGTCTCTCAAGGCTTGGATAGCCTTGAGTTGGCTTCTTCATTCCTATTTATTTCACCATGTGCAGCTTTTTCTCTGTCTTGCATCTTTTGACATGGACGATACAAAAGGCATAATTGAAATTTCTGTTGATATTTCAGCAGCATTTTCTCCCAGAGTGGAAATCAAGGTCACTCGCTTGCCCTCTTGTTGGGGGCAGTGATTGTGATGAGGATGCGATCTGGCTTAGGCTGTAAAAAAGAGGTTTTAAAGTCTTGGAGGAAGCACAGCATGCAAACTGTATCATCATCAGGTATTGGGAGAAAGGTACTTAGTATTAAGAGGAAatataaaaagaaacatttttcatcCTGTATGACGTCTGTTGGCCAATCCAGCGACAACATCGCTTGTAATATGCATTtctaaaatcaaaatgtcaGTCATGACAGCCAGATCTGCACGGAATACAAAAGCGAAAAGGTCATGAGACATAAACAATCATTTCTCAAatgattttattattatctatTCCTTTGGAAACTGGTGCAACCATGAAGGTGACCTCACACGTCCTCCCCAATCATAGTGTATGACCCAATCGGGAATATGGAACAAAACTGTGGTATGATCAGCTTTAGATGGCTCCGCCACTGGCGTCAGCAGCTTTGCACATGTCACCGCAGAGAGTGAACGCAAGCATTAAAGGCCTTTAAATAGACCCCCAAATGGGTGCAGTGAGATGTGACGT of Stigmatopora argus isolate UIUO_Sarg chromosome 5, RoL_Sarg_1.0, whole genome shotgun sequence contains these proteins:
- the inpp5jb gene encoding phosphatidylinositol 4,5-bisphosphate 5-phosphatase A, with the translated sequence MNPDNPIQSQMPTEHPDEAENTKTCESTAPPPSDPTSEATTGPPVAVARPRGPQRSARVEGSVDVCEPREDPTQEDDLDGCQPDGAAASRAKAASGPFVRTSGDRPGPKSGPKGPGHQAVRAASVPHPAAKKTLPAHLNLHSQRALSVAGTADTQSQTVEDFRVHIITWNVGSATPPDDITSLLGLNVGDGNTDMYIIGLQEVNSMINKRLKDVLFTDQWSEVCMERLSPFGYVLVTSQRMQGVLLLVFAKYFHLPFLRGVQTETTRTGLGGYWGNKGGVSARMSVFGHTICFLNCHLPAHMENSDQRMEDFESILQQQQFEGPAASGVLDHDVVFWLGDLNFRIDDLEMQVVKTAIDNNKLSTLWENDQLNMAKDSETVLEGFQEGPLKFPPTYKFDVGTNVYDTSGKKRKPAWTDRILWRLRATGSAANAGKRGSVSGLTSGTKVTQHCYRSHMEYVVSDHKPVSSIFTLQFPYKVDVPLVTVLVEDEWNSIAEAVVKFKMAPNYSRSSWDWIGLFKVGFKHHKDYVGYVWAKQEEADYHRQEQQVTFTEEELPKGSGDFILGYYSNNMNTIVGVTEPFQIQLPTSGHDSTSSDSSDLSSEDDSTGVIAKSGSRSPSPHKSKHHRHRSGSPSDAKTKELAATDGASSMTASDNEPIKSPTEGSQQPVSEESVKQREETGV